The genomic region GCCCGAGTCACGATTCGCCTGGGTTCCATGATCGCACCTCGCTCTGGGAAGTGATGTTGGATCGAGTGTCCCTGGCGCGGCGCCGCGTGTCAAACTAGCGGAGGCTGCACGGCCCCTGCCGATTGCTTCGCGGCAGCATCGGCGTCAAAATAACCCGACAGGAATGTGGGCCGGCAGATTCAACAGTCGGCTTGATCGACTGAAACGCCCAGAATCGAGGATCGCCATGCCGCACGATCGCATTGACACGTTTGCCGAGTTCTGGCCCTACTACGTGCGCGAGCACAGTTTACTTCGCACGCGCATCATGCACTTTGTCGGTACGAGCCTGGCCATGATCGCCGTGGCCACGGCGATCGCCCTGCAATATTGGTGGCTGCTGGCCGCCGCACCGATTGCCGGCTATAGCTTGGCTTGGATCAGCCATTTTGGCATCGAGAAAAACCGCCCTGCCTCGTTCAAATATCCGCTGTGGTCATTCCTGGCGGATCTAAAGCTCTGGGCGTTGATGCTCAGCGGGCGCATGGGCGCCGAGGTGCAGCGGATCCTGGGCGCGACGACGCGCTGAAGTGCAGCTACAGGTCGCGCCGATCGTTTGACCTTTGGCCAAATCGCCGAGCGGCGCTAGTTGATCGCGAAGCCGCTCTTTTCTGCCAAGATCGTCAGGCTGCGACGGAAATAGACGTAGGGGCGGAAGCTGTTTTTCTGCCGCGACCAGTCGAAGCATTTGTTGACGATGTCAATCGGCAGCTTTCCTTGATCGACCAGATCCGCCACGTGATCGACAAATTGAAATTCAATCGGACGCCGGCACTTCAATCCCTTTTCGAGCTGCTGACGCAGCGTGATCTGCACGTAAGGGCTGGACTTGGTCGCCGGGCTCGTTTGGGCCAATGCCGAAACCGCCACGCCGCCACACAGGATCAGAACGCATGCCGCGCGCGCAAGGACTTTCGCCATCGAGGTCCTCCAACGGCCGAAACGAGATGTGATGCAGGGAGAAGAATTGCGTGGTGGCTTGTAATGAAATCGCCGCCGCGAGGCAATACCCGTTGTCCGCTCGGCCGGCCCCGAGATTGCGCTAATCCCCTGGGTTTTTCCCGATTTGCTGGCACTTGCGGCCTCTCGGACGGGTGGGCCGGGGTTGGACCTTGGCCAGCTGCGGCGTAACATATGCTTTAGTGGCTTGATGTTATCTGCCGTCGGGCACCGCGGCGCCCTGCGCAGAGCGTAGCTGCCCCCCTGCCCCGCTGGGCCATGTCCGGCGATAGTTTCACTCCTGCGAATCGAACCATGACGCCAGCACTTCGACGTCTTACCCTTTGCGGGCTGCTGGCAGTGATCGGCCTAGGGCAATGGGAGCTGACCCTAGCGATGGCCGAGGATTCCATCCCAGCGGCGTCCGAGGGCATGGGGAAGTGGATTGCCGAGCTCGATTCTGACCAGTTCCATGTCCGCCGCCATGCCGCCGACAAACTGCGCGCGCTGGCCGAACAACCAGCGGCGCAAGAGGCGCTGGCCGCGGCGCTATCGCGGTTATTACTGCGGGCTGACACACCCTACGAGGTACGCGAACTTTGCGAACCGTTGCTACTGCGGCTTCCAGCACCCAAAGACGTGCCGGGCCCCGGTATCACTGCGGCTGAAATCGATCTGTTGGTGGCCCAGGCTGACGCAGATTTGTACGGCCAGCGTATCGGTGCCACCACGCGCCTCGGCTGGGCCGCTAAGCGCAGCCCGGAACTTGCTCGTCTCGTGGCTGAGAAAGTCAAACGGCGTCTGGCAGACGTTACGCTGTCGCGCGATGCACGCGTCCGCTTGGCGGCAGTACGCGAGACGGCCTGGCTAGCCTGGCTGGCGAGCGATCCGGCAGCGTGGCCCGCGCCGACGGCCACAGAAGAATCCATGCAGGGTTGGATCAAGACCCTGGTTTCACGCACCGAGACTAGCTCTGCACAGGACGCGGCCGAAGGCGAGTTAATTGATCTACTGGTTTACGACGCTTGGACTTCTCGCATTCGTGATGTGATCGCCGAACATCTGGAGTCTTCCGAGAATCTGACGCCGGAAGCCCTTGAGCGGCTGGCTCGATTGCACGACCTTTGTCAGCCCGCAATGGCCGCCGAGATTTGGGTCGA from Pirellulales bacterium harbors:
- a CDS encoding DUF962 domain-containing protein, with product MPHDRIDTFAEFWPYYVREHSLLRTRIMHFVGTSLAMIAVATAIALQYWWLLAAAPIAGYSLAWISHFGIEKNRPASFKYPLWSFLADLKLWALMLSGRMGAEVQRILGATTR